Proteins encoded by one window of Roseibium sp. Sym1:
- the tmk gene encoding dTMP kinase → MAGHFITFEGGEGAGKSTQIARLKTFLESHGKTVVVTREPGGSPGAEKIRQLLLSGEAKDLGPRGEAMLFATARADHVDTTIKPALERGDWVLCDRYADSTRVYQGEAGVDAAYLKLLETAAVAGIYPDLTLLIDVPAEIGLSRVAERSRSDDSGGPDRFEGEALKVHKRRREMFLALAKEEAHRFAVIDGSRDLDKVAADIQKAVTGAFAEEFEGTGGAKKVSEAAT, encoded by the coding sequence GTGGCTGGACATTTCATCACCTTTGAAGGCGGAGAGGGCGCGGGCAAGTCGACCCAGATAGCCCGCCTGAAGACCTTTCTGGAATCCCATGGAAAGACGGTCGTCGTCACACGCGAACCCGGCGGGTCCCCGGGTGCGGAGAAGATCCGCCAGCTGCTCCTGTCCGGGGAAGCGAAGGACCTGGGGCCGCGCGGCGAGGCCATGCTGTTTGCCACCGCCCGGGCGGACCATGTCGACACCACCATCAAGCCGGCGCTTGAGCGCGGCGACTGGGTTCTGTGCGACCGCTACGCCGATTCGACGCGTGTCTACCAGGGCGAGGCGGGTGTCGATGCCGCCTATCTGAAGCTGCTGGAGACAGCAGCCGTTGCCGGAATTTACCCGGACCTGACGCTTCTGATCGACGTGCCCGCCGAAATCGGCCTGAGCCGTGTTGCCGAGCGTTCCAGGAGCGACGACAGCGGCGGTCCGGACCGGTTCGAAGGCGAGGCCCTGAAAGTTCACAAGCGCCGTCGCGAGATGTTTCTGGCTCTGGCCAAGGAAGAAGCTCATCGTTTTGCCGTAATCGACGGCTCGCGGGATCTGGACAAGGTCGCAGCCGACATCCAGAAGGCGGTGACCGGCGCTTTCGCCGAGGAATTCGAGGGGACCGGCGGTGCGAAAAAAGTGTCGGAGGCGGCAACCTGA